In the Ammospiza caudacuta isolate bAmmCau1 chromosome 4, bAmmCau1.pri, whole genome shotgun sequence genome, ctttataaagaagaaagaaagcatAAGGAAAACACCATGTAAATAAGTTATTCTTCCTCTCCTACTGACAAACCACACCTCTGTAAAGAAATTAGCCACATCCTGTGACAGAACTTTGTGATGGGCCATGACCTGCAGAGAAGTGATGCCTTACTGACATCTCCACAGCTGGAAAGAGAAACCTGTTTCCTTTGAGTCACAGtacagcagcagaggagctttTGTGTTTACGCATCTGACGGAGCACAAACAGGAGAGAGTAAGTGGGGGAAAGagagaatgaagaaaagaagtGAAGGCAGGTGGTTATGAGAGCACACAAGTGGCTAATTAAACCATGGGTTTTACTAGTCATAGTGGTTAGACAATTTTAACGGGAGGCATTCTCATAGCACGCCTGAAAAGTTTTAACACTACCAAACACCTTTGTCAGGAGCAAGGAACTTCTGGAAAAGTGCTCAGAGATGCACACAAACCCATAGGAAGATCTGATAATGTACAAATGTGTTTCTTCCAGAGATAGCTCACTTTCTGCACAAATCGATAAACCATCAGAACCTATCATTTATCACAAACATTAAATCCCAGCAGCACCCTGGTTTGCAAGCCTAATGAGGGAACTTGGAACACAAAGGCACTCTCAGCGCTGGGCAGTGTGGGGGGAATTCTCCATGCCTATGGTTCAGGGAGTCTCTTTTAGGCTATACTCAGCATTAATAGACCAGGTGTTAACTATCCTTTTTGCAAACTTGCTACAAAACCAAAGGCATATTATTGAGAAAAACAAGAGCTGAAAACCCAGTCTAGTTTCTATCCCTGGGAAGCCCATCCTGGTTTTTGTGTTAGCAATGCTGGGTCaccattcacaaaaaaaaattagctaaAAGGATGCAGAGCTATGAATTAAACTTTCAGCAAGGACAGTTCACTCTTGCAAGAAGGACTTAGTTGTTTTGATGAGGCTGGTTAGGAAAGAGTTAATACTATCAGCCAAATGTCAGTGAACCCCTAAATGTTGCTTTTGTCCCATGGCAGTGTCAATACCAACACTATTATCTCAATTTATTTAACACAGAACAAATTAATTGGCTCTAAGTGTTGCTTTTTCCCTGGAATCCCTCATCCCATCTCTTCTTGGAGAGAGCTCCTGCGCGCAATGAGCAAGGGAGTAAACCACTATGCAAACACACAAaggctcacacacacacacagagggaagTTACAATTTCTCACTTAGTTGCTGATTTCTGTGACTACAAGTCTTGGTGTCACCCGCCACACACTACTCCTCTGTACTAAATCCATCAACCTCGACACCTTCAGATGCATCCGAGATGTGTGTCGAACCAGCAACACTGTAATTTTTATAATGACAAGGAATTAAGTATGATTACTAGTCTTTCCTCTCACTTGTTCCCTTCCCCTAACGATACCATCCAATTGCCATTTTCCTCACGGTTGTGTATTTTGGTTCCCATTGTCTGTCGTACCCAATACAATAACCGAAATGTCTCCGACACGGGATCTGCCTGTCTCTCGTACGTATAGCAAATCTGAAAACCTGTTGTTACAGCTTTGGGGAACGCAATACATTGTCACTTCCGAGGAAACGTTGTAAAAATAACCGTACATACAGTTCAGCCAGAAATCAGTTCAGTCATACCTGTGCTATTCTTCCATTGTGTTTAATACACCACGAGCAGGTTATTTCATAAAAGACATTGCCAAAGAGATCACTTGGGTGCTTTCTCCTACTACTGGGCTCTGTGGCCCGTCGTCTGTCTGGGACACATTGCTACCAGCCAACCTGGAGAAGAACTTGCCATTGCTTTCCCTGAAATTCTGACAGTGAAAACCTGGTGTTCAGCTAAAACTTTCCCTTTCCCACCTCCCCGCTCCTACAAAACGCCCCGAATCGTCATGAttgccattaattaaaaaacgaaagataaaaaaagggagagagaaaaattaaaaaaaaaaataggaagaaaaacaaaaaggaaccAGAGAGCCAGCAGTCTTATGGGAACAGCACGGCAGGTAAACCAGGTTAGCATCGTTCCGTAACGGCCACGAGCTGGCGGGGCAGGGCCGGCGCCCCCCGGCCGTCCCTCCTcggcccggggccgggggccaGCGGCCGGCTCGGCGGGGCGCCGCGGGAGGCGGCGTTTCTCTTCCCTGCGGGGCGGAgaggggcgggcggcggggccgcgccgcggGGAGCCGCGCCCGCGGCGGGGGCTCCCTCAGAGCCTGAAGGAGGCCTCGGAGAAGGGATGCTGCATCTTGAAGCTAGACAAGAAGCACTGGAGGGGCGGGGGCAGGGGGTTGAGGAGGGACGGCGGGAggctggggaaaaagaaatcatcTCCTCTGACCTCTAACGAAGTGCCCGGTTTTTTCTTAAGCTCTTCACATTTCCTAAATTTGCAGATCTGGTGTCCCGTTTTGCGGTTCCTGCAACTGCTGCAGACTCCACAGTTGATGAGCCGCTTGCAGGGCACGCACACCCCGCAGCGTTTCCGCTTCTTCTTGGCGGGGttgcccgccccggccccggccccgccgccggtGCCGCCGGCCCCCCCTCCGCctccgccgccaccgccgccgcctccgccgccccccgcgccgGCGGCGGCGCCCAGGGCGGAGGCGGGCGAGGCCGAGGCGTGGCTCTGCGGGCAGTCCGCCAGGTTGGCGATCTGGAAGGCGCTGTCTGTGACGGCGGCCGAGGCCGCGGCGGGGGAGTGCAGGGCCGTCATGACGATGACCCCGGGGGGAAGGGAGAGGCCGCCCAGCGCCGGGATGGCCGAGAAGGTGCCGACGCGGTCGGGGAGGTTCATGATCTCGGCTTCGGCGGCGCCGCACTTGAGCTTGTTCATGCACTCGCCGGCCAGCGGCCGGCAGTGCTCGGGGGCGAGGGTGGAGAGGAAGTTGCCGTTGGCCATGGGCAGGGCGGGCTGCTCGGCCGGCGGGCAGCCGGGCTTGCCCAGCCGCTGCGAGTCGCTCCGGTGGTGCATGCCGCCCCTGCCGGCGTGCAGCGatgaggcggcggcggcggccgcggaggcggcggcagcggaggaggaggaggaggagggtttcctcgcgccgcccgccgcgccgccgccgccgccgctgccccagAGCatggcggtggcggcggcggccgtGGCGGTGTCGCAGTTCCAGGGGGACATGCCGatgcgggcggcggcggcggcggccgcgctgggGAAGATGGGGGTGGTGATGCGGGCGATCTTGGCCGCCTGGGGGAAGGCGCCGCCGTTGGTCTTGTAGAAGGTGGCGAAGGAGCGGTACCTCTCCATCTCCGAGTTGTAATCCACAAGGCTGTTGAGGGCCCCCTCGGGCAGGTGGCTGTCCTTGGGCAGCCCCGGCGCCTCGGGGTTGGGGCCGCTCTCCACGCACACGTTGGTGTTCATGGtggccggggccgggggggggcGGTGGGAAGGGACGGGACGGGGGGGACTGGGGGCCGGGGGGAGAGGGACGGGGCGGGGGGGGTCGCTtaatcctcctcctcctccggaCGCATCCCCGCGGTCGGTGCTCGGCCGGGCAGCCGCTCCTCCGGCATCCTCACGGGAGCTGCCGCAGCTGAAACACAAAAAGTCATTTCCGAGGGGGTGCGCGCGCGGGGGGCGCTGACGGCCGCCCACGGCCACCCCGGGGAGGGGGGAGCACACCCGGGTGGGGGACACACGTCTCGCCGTAGCCGCGGGCACAGCGCTCGCAGCGCCTGCCCGGGTGGAGCAAACCCGGTCCCGGGACAAGCTGGGGGGCGGGGGACAcgacacaggggcagggagctgcccaCCTACCAGCACcgggaaaaatgaaaatgcaggGAGGAAGAGCGGggggagaaataaataaaaggaattagaaaaaaaagaaaaaagagggagGTGGGGGAGGGAGCCGCCAGCTGCCACGGTGTCCTTCTGAGCCCGGCGGTCATTAGCTGCCTGCCGGCACAGCTGGCTTCGCCGGCGCTGGTTGCGGCGGCACCGGCTTCCCCGACCCCCCCGCCACCTCCGGGTACGGGGGGGCTGCCTGCAGGCCGCGGGGGCtaggtttaaaaaataaaaataacttaaGCAATTTCACAGCTTGTGATCCCGGCGCCTGCAGCTGTACTAACGACGAAGTATTTATCCCAGCCTCTCGGGGAGGATTCCCCGTCACCGCCGCCGGGGGCTGCGcggggagggctggggacacacacaccgagacggggacagcccctccgtgGGCGCCGCGGGGCAGGGGGCTTCGCCGAGAGACAGCCCGGGAGCGCTCGGGAGGGCACGTCCTGTACCTGCTGAACTAGCCCTCATCGGGGAAAGATGGCtttctgctccaggctgggaaagtTTAGGAGGGGGCTGAGGACACGGCGTCCGTTTTGTTTCCTACCGCCCCCTTTCTCCCCCAGGGAGGTGAAGGGGGGTATTTTAGTTCATGGCAATGAAGAAGGTAAATTATGGCAGCCTGAGCGAACTGAAGCAAAACATAAGCATAACTTAAAAAGCCCTCAGTTTATGAACACTGCCTCTTTGTTTTCCAGATGCTCTACCTGAATAGTTCAGATATTTCCAGCATCTTTTCTGATGCAGGGCTATCAGAAACGCTCACTCGTGAGGCACTCGTGGGGCTACGTCTAGTTTCCAGACTCTGGTATGTTTAGTTCAAAATGGTTATCAATTACGGTAATTACGATCATAATTAGATTAATGAACCGTTTGCAGCCCAACCTACCGAGTGCAAAAACTTCGTCTTCTCCCAACGTCGTGCACTGAAAGCGGGCTTTATGTAAACAAATCCAGATGAATGGAGCGTAAATCTACAGAATGAACCTCACCCCCGGCTGCACTGGGGACTGGCGGCCGTCCTTCCgtcggaaaaaaaaaaaaaaaaaaaaagaaaaaaaagacgACCCCAAGCTCGCAGGAGCCACCTCTGTGTTTCCACGTCAGGGAAAAACCCAGACTCTCGCTGCCTTCAGAAGTCTAGTGGCAATACAAAGGCTGCCCCGGAAAGCTCTAGGCTAAGCGTCGTCTTGTGGAGGGATGCGAAGGATTtgcttacagaaaaaaaaaaaaaaaa is a window encoding:
- the CXXC4 gene encoding CXXC-type zinc finger protein 4, encoding MRASSAGTGRALPSAPGLSLGEAPCPAAPTEGLSPSRPRGLQAAPPYPEVAGGSGKPVPPQPAPAKPAVPAGGQLPAPVSCPPPPSLSRDRVCSTRAGAASAVPAATARRVSPTRVCSPLPGVAVGGRQRPPRAHPLGNDFLCFSCGSSREDAGGAAARPSTDRGDASGGGGGLSDPPRPVPLPPAPSPPRPVPSHRPPPAPATMNTNVCVESGPNPEAPGLPKDSHLPEGALNSLVDYNSEMERYRSFATFYKTNGGAFPQAAKIARITTPIFPSAAAAAAARIGMSPWNCDTATAAAATAMLWGSGGGGGAAGGARKPSSSSSSAAAASAAAAAASSLHAGRGGMHHRSDSQRLGKPGCPPAEQPALPMANGNFLSTLAPEHCRPLAGECMNKLKCGAAEAEIMNLPDRVGTFSAIPALGGLSLPPGVIVMTALHSPAAASAAVTDSAFQIANLADCPQSHASASPASALGAAAGAGGGGGGGGGGGGGGGAGGTGGGAGAGAGNPAKKKRKRCGVCVPCKRLINCGVCSSCRNRKTGHQICKFRKCEELKKKPGTSLEVRGDDFFFPSLPPSLLNPLPPPLQCFLSSFKMQHPFSEASFRL